A window of the bacterium genome harbors these coding sequences:
- a CDS encoding MerR family transcriptional regulator has protein sequence MRKERQPDTPVYVISVAAELIGCHPHTLRIYEERGLLSPVRRHRIRLYSERDIQRVRLIRYLTEERGLNLAGVQMILEIQEHYHEEITWVFGEGDHERKSDKGNKEGGHGR, from the coding sequence ATGAGGAAAGAGCGTCAGCCAGATACGCCAGTGTACGTCATCAGCGTGGCGGCCGAGTTGATCGGGTGCCATCCGCACACCCTTCGCATCTATGAAGAGCGCGGGCTCCTCTCACCCGTCCGGCGGCACCGGATCCGCCTGTACTCGGAGCGGGACATTCAGCGGGTGCGATTGATCCGGTACCTGACCGAAGAGCGCGGGCTCAACCTCGCCGGCGTGCAAATGATCCTGGAGATCCAGGAGCACTACCATGAAGAGATCACCTGGGTCTTCGGCGAGGGCGATCATGAACGTAAATCCGATAAAGGGAATAAAGAGGGAGGACACGGACGATGA